A window of the Lactuca sativa cultivar Salinas chromosome 7, Lsat_Salinas_v11, whole genome shotgun sequence genome harbors these coding sequences:
- the LOC111904325 gene encoding vacuolar iron transporter homolog 1, giving the protein MTTNQADFNVPIPEDHSDPMQLQVCTEEDFDYSQRGQWLRAALLGANDGLVSVSSLMMGVGAVKHDPKAMILSGFVGLVAGACSMAIGEFVSVYSQLDVEVAQKKREHRTMGNQEETEKEQLPNPMLAAVASALAFSLGAIVPLLAASFVEDHKVRLGMVVAAVSLAVVVFGWIGSILGGTPMFKSCFRVLLGGLIAMAITFGLTKLIGSSVI; this is encoded by the coding sequence ATGACAACTAATCAAGCCGACTTCAATGTTCCAATTCCCGAAGATCATTCTGATCCAATGCAACTCCAAGTGTGCACAGAGGAAGACTTTGATTACTCGCAAAGGGGACAGTGGCTTCGTGCAGCTCTCTTGGGAGCTAACGACGGATTAGTTTCTGTGTCGTCTCTGATGATGGGTGTTGGAGCTGTGAAACATGACCCGAAAGCCATGATTCTATCAGGTTTCGTGGGTTTAGTTGCGGGTGCATGCAGTATGGCAATAGGAGAATTCGTTTCTGTTTACTCTCAGCTAGATGTAGAAGTTGCTCAAAAGAAGAGAGAGCATAGAACGATGGGAAATCAGGAAGAAACAGAGAAGGAACAACTGCCGAATCCTATGTTGGCTGCTGTAGCATCAGCTCTAGCATTTTCGCTAGGAGCGATAGTGCCTTTACTTGCTGCTTCTTTTGTAGAGGACCATAAGGTGAGGTTGGGTATGGTGGTAGCAGCGGTGAGTTTGGCGGTTGTGGTTTTCGGATGGATAGGGTCTATACTTGGAGGAACTCCTATGTTTAAGTCTTGttttagggttttgttgggaggGTTGATTGCTATGGCCATAACCTTTGGATTAACAAAACTCATTGGCTCTAGTGTGATTTAG